The nucleotide sequence TTTTCTTGTTTGGCTCACCAGAACCTGACTCGATTCCCGCAGCTTTCTTTAAAAGAACAGCAGCCGGAGGAGTTTTAGTGATGAATGTAAATGAACGGTCTTCGAAAACCGTGATTTCTACCGGAATGATTAAACCAGCTTGATCAGCAGTACGAGCGTTGAATTCTTTACAGAATCCCATGATGTTTACCCCAGCTTGTCCTAGTGCAGGTCCAACTGGCGGTGCCGGGTTTGCTTTACCAGCAGGGATTTGCAATTTCACCATTTTAATAACCTTTTTAGCCACGCGACACACCTCCTTAAGTCCGTGATGTGGTATTAGGGCCTAAACCCTCCCACTCAAAAATACGCTTCCCCTCCTAAAAGAGAAGAAGCAGTTGATTAGTAATATCAAACATAAAAAATTCTATCACCTTTTCGAAGTGATTACAAGTCTTTTTCCATTATAACTTGCTAACTTGGTTAAACTCGAGTTCAACAGGTGTCTCACGGCCAAACATATTGACGTGAACTTTAAGCTTGCGTTTTGTTGCATCGATCTCTTCGATCGTACCTACGAAGTCAGCAAAAGGACCTTCTTTTACTTTTACAGATTCCTTAATTTCGAAATCAACTTCAACACGCGGTGCTTCAATACCCATACCTTTAAGAATATGATCTACTTCCTCAGGCAAAAGTGCCGTTGGCTTTGAGCCCGCTCCAGCAGAACCGACAAATCCAGTTACCCCAGGTGTATTACGTACAACGTACCATGAATCATCTGTCATGATCATTTCCGTTAATACATAACCAGGGAAAACTTTCTTCATGCTTGTTTTTGTCTTGCCGTTCTTTGTTTCGGTCTCTTCTTCTACAGGTACAAGTACACGGAAAATTTTATCTGTCATCCCCATAGATTCCAAACGCTTTTCCAAGTTTGCTTTTACTTTGTTTTCATAACCTGAATAGGTATGAACTACGTACCAATTTTTTTCCATACGATGGGACCCGTGTCCTTTCCCTCCTAAAATGGATATACTCTAGCATTCTATCCAAAAGAAGCTGTATCTAATCTACCCTAAAATAAGCTCAACTAATTGTGAAATACCTAAATCCACAACCCAGAAGAACAAAGCCATAACCACTACAGTTGACAATACAACCCCTGTATAGCGAAATAATTCTTTTCGCGCAGGCCAGCTAACGCGCTTCATTTCCTTGTTTACATCAGAAAGAAACTTTGCTGGTGATTTTTTTGTCTTTTCTGCAACATCCGCCATCTTCATAAACCCCCATGCTTTCATTCATTTAACATTTATAAAAAAAAGCTTACTTCGCTTACTTAGTTTCCTGGTGAATGGTATGAGCATTGCAGTAGCTGCAAAACTTTTTAACCTCGACTCGTTCAGGATTGTTTTGTTGGTTCTTCATCGTTGTATAATTTCTTTTTGAGCATTGTTTACAGGCTAAAAAAACTTTTTTTCTCATGCTAAATAAACACCTTTCGTGCGACAAACCCACTCATCCACGTTACAATGTTACTTTTAAAACATTAACATAGGGGTATAAGCTTGTCAATAAAGGGAAAATGGTGGTTTATCTCATCTAAACTTAGTTTTAAATCCATACTAAGACGATATTTTTCTTAGAGCTTGTCGTTATCTCTCATTTTTCTTTGGCTTCTTTGATAAGTTGATTGGAGTGTAAGGTGTGAGACTCTCGGCTAGGATGAGCGGTCAGGTGGAGACACTTAGGGCGCAATGCGGCAAGTGGCTCACCGTACGCCCCGCGGAAAGCGAAGCACCTGAAACGGAAATCAACATCTTTCAACGACAACACCAAAAGAAAAAGAGCAGGGACAATCCCCGCTCTTAAGATGAAATTTCTCTTAGTTCTAAATAACGTTCTAATTTACGTTTTACTCGCTGAAGCGCGTTGTCGATCGACTTCACGTGTCTGTCGAGATCCACTGAGATTTCCTGGTATGATCTTCCGTCTAGGTACAGCATGAGAACTTTTCGTTCCAGGTCACTTAATATTTCTCCCATCTTCACTTCAATATCATCAAATTCTTCTTGGTTGATAATCAGTTCTTCAGGATCAGTGACTTTTGTACCGCAAATAACATCCATCAGTGTACGGTCAGATTCTTCATCATAGATGGGCTTGTCCAACGACACATAAGAATTTAACGGAATGTGCTTTTGTCTGGTTGCCGTTTTGATAGCGGTAATCATTTGCCTCGTAATACATAGTTCGGCAAAAGCTTTAAAGGATGACAGCTTGTCCTCTTTAAAATCACGAATCGCTTTATAAAGCCCGATCATGCCTTCTTGAATAATATCTTCACGGTCTGCACCGATCAAAAAGTATGATCTTGCTTTCGCACGAACAAAATTCTTATACTTGTTAATCAAATATTCAAGTGCTGCGCTGTCCCCCTCATGAACCAGTTCCACAAGGCTTTCATCTTCCATGAGCTCGTAATCGCTTACTGACAGTTCCTTGAGATCTATGTTCACG is from Fictibacillus sp. b24 and encodes:
- the rplK gene encoding 50S ribosomal protein L11 — translated: MAKKVIKMVKLQIPAGKANPAPPVGPALGQAGVNIMGFCKEFNARTADQAGLIIPVEITVFEDRSFTFITKTPPAAVLLKKAAGIESGSGEPNKKKVATVKRDKVREIAESKMPDLNAASVEAAMRMVEGTARSMGIVIED
- the nusG gene encoding transcription termination/antitermination protein NusG gives rise to the protein MEKNWYVVHTYSGYENKVKANLEKRLESMGMTDKIFRVLVPVEEETETKNGKTKTSMKKVFPGYVLTEMIMTDDSWYVVRNTPGVTGFVGSAGAGSKPTALLPEEVDHILKGMGIEAPRVEVDFEIKESVKVKEGPFADFVGTIEEIDATKRKLKVHVNMFGRETPVELEFNQVSKL
- the secE gene encoding preprotein translocase subunit SecE; amino-acid sequence: MADVAEKTKKSPAKFLSDVNKEMKRVSWPARKELFRYTGVVLSTVVVMALFFWVVDLGISQLVELILG
- the rpmG gene encoding 50S ribosomal protein L33 — protein: MRKKVFLACKQCSKRNYTTMKNQQNNPERVEVKKFCSYCNAHTIHQETK
- the sigH gene encoding RNA polymerase sporulation sigma factor SigH, translating into MNIDLKELSVSDYELMEDESLVELVHEGDSAALEYLINKYKNFVRAKARSYFLIGADREDIIQEGMIGLYKAIRDFKEDKLSSFKAFAELCITRQMITAIKTATRQKHIPLNSYVSLDKPIYDEESDRTLMDVICGTKVTDPEELIINQEEFDDIEVKMGEILSDLERKVLMLYLDGRSYQEISVDLDRHVKSIDNALQRVKRKLERYLELREISS